CGGCCGCAGCCGCTGCTGCCAGTGCATTCTGAACCTGGTAACGTCCAAAAACTGGCAGGAAGACGGGCACCGACTCGTCCGATACACGTAGCGTGAACTGGTAGCCGAACGGGTGACCCTGCTGGATATTGCGGGCCTGCACGTCGGCCTTCATGTGGACGCCGTAGGTCAACACTGTGCTGGGCACGGAGAATTCGCTCCGCACACGCGCGCACTGCGGGCAGTCCGCATTGAGAATCGCGGTCGCACCTTCCGGCAGCGATTCGATCAACTCCGCCTTTGCTGCCAGCAGATGATCCATGCTCTCGAAATTGCCGAGGTGCGCGTCGCCGACATTGGTCAGCAGCGCGATGTCCGGCTGGGCGATCTGCGCCAGTTGAGTCAACTCGCCGCTGTGGTTCATTCCCATCTCGACGATGGCGACTTCGTGGTCTTCGCGCAGGCGAGCCAGAGTGAGCGGCAGGCCAATGTGGTTGTTCTTGTTGCCTTCGGTCGCCAGGACATTCATCTCGCCCCGGCAGACGTGCGCCAGCATTTCCTTCGTCGTTGTCTTGCCGCTGGAGCCGGAAATCGCGAGTACCGTCGGATCGACCTTCTGGCGCCAGTGCCGCGCGATGTCGCCGAGGGCCGTCGTTGTATCCAACACCGTCACGACAAACGCATCGTTCGGCGCGTTGCAAAGGCTGAACTCGCGAGAGCAAACAACACCCGCGGCGCCTTTCTCGAGTGCCTCGAGAACGAATTCCTCGCCATCGTAGTGCTTCCCACGCAGCGCGACGTACACGTCGTCGGCGCGGAGGATGCGCGTATCCGTGCAGAGGCGGTCGACGGGCGTGTCGCCGTTCCCTCGGGCGAGAAAGCCCCCCGTGCACTCCAGAATGTCCGCAACCGTCAAGTTCATCGAGCGTTCTCCACGTGACGTTTTCGATTCATCATGCCCACGTGGGGCGATTGGACTTCACTTCCGTTTCGGCCGGCTTCTGTTCCCATGCCTCGGCCATCGAGCGCAGCACTTCGCGTGCGATCACCCGATCGTCGAACTGGAGTTTCCGTCCGCAGACTTCCTGGTACGTTTCGTGGCCCTTGCCCGCGATGACGACGCAGTCGCCCGACTTGGCCAGCAGCAGCGCGCGCTCGATCGCCAGTGCGCGATCCAACACCACCTGATAGTTGGCGGGCTTAAGACCACTCTGCAGCAGGCCTTCCAGCGCGCCGCGTGCAATGCGCTCCGGGTCCTCAAAGCGCGGGTTGTCCGATGTCACGATGGCATAGTCCGTACGGCGGCCGACGGCTTTGCCCATCGGTGGGCGCTTTGTACGGTCGCGATCGCCGCCACATCCGAATACTGTGATCAGGTCGCCGCTTGTCAGGCTGCGTGCTGTCTGTAGTACCTTCTCCAGCGCATCCGGCGTGTGTGCAAAATCGACAATGACCTGGAATGGCTGGCCTTCATCGATGCGCTCGAAGCGACCGCTGATCGGGCCGACTTCCTCGAGGCCGTTCGCGATCGTCTGCAGATCGATGCCAAGGCTGCGGCAGGCCGAAGCGGCCGCGAGCATGTTCGACAGGTTGAACGCGCCGAGCATCCGTGCATTCACCGTGACGGATTCCTTGCCGGCAACGAGCTTGAAGCTGGTTCCGTCCGGGCGGAAGCAAACGTCTTCCGCGTGGAAGTCCGCCCCCAGGCCTTCGCGGCGTGCGTAGGTGAAGTGATCACCCAGGTAACTGTGGGAGAGCTCCTCGCCGATCGGATCGTCGAGATTGAAGCACGCGGTAGCGCCGGGTGTCGGATCGACAAAATCAAAGAAGAACTGGCGCTTCGTCGCGATGTACGTCGGATAGTCGCCGTGGTAGTCCAGGTGATCCTGTGTCACATTGGTCAGAACGCCCGCGTGGAAGGGCAGACCGGACATGCGCGCCTGGTGAATGCCGTGGCTGGAGGCTTCCATCACAACCGCCTGCACGTTGTCCTTCTCCATCGAGGAGAAGAAGCGCGCCAAGGTCATCGAGTCCGGCGTCGTGATGTGCGCGTCGACGTACTTGCCATCCCAGAACGCTCCGAGGGTTCCGATCAGACCGGTCTTGCGGCCGGCTGCTTCCAGGATGCCCGCGATCATCGATGTCGTTGTCGTCTTGCCGTTCGTTCCCGTGACTCCGACCACAGTCATCGCACGCGAGGGATTGCCATAGAACGCGTGCGCCAGCGGCCCCAGCGCCATCCGTGTATCCGGCACACGAACCATCGTCACGCCGGGGTAGGGAGGAATGTCCTTTTCGACCAGAATGGCCGCCGCGCCGCGCGAAACGGCTTCGGAAATCAGCATGTGGCTGTCGGTCTTTGTGCCGACGATTGCGGCGAACATCTGGTTGCGCTCGACCTTCTGGGCGCATGTCGCGATTCCAGTGATCATCACATCCGGATTGCCGTAGATGTCGGCGGCAAGAAGACCGGACAGAGAGACGAGGTGAAGCAGGGAGACAGGTTCAGCGGGGACCATCAGAAATTCCTCCGAGGGGACTGAGCGACGAGAGCGTCTGCGGGAGTGAGGGCGCGTGGGGCGTCCGGAGAAAAGACAACGATTACATCCGAGTTGGAGTCGATCGACTGGCCTGCGGGTGGCGTTTGGTCGGCTGCGCGACCGCTGCCGATGAAGCGCACGCGCTCGAGTTGCGCGGGCAACTGGCTGCGGACTTCCGCCATCGAAAGACCGGCGAGGTTCGGCATCGTGCCGGCCTCCAACGCCGTGGCCTGCGGGAAGAGCAACGGCTGGAATGGCGCGAGATCCGGCGACGAAGCAATATCGTCCTCAGCGCGGAACTCGGTCGGCACCAGGCCTAACTGTAGTGTCGCGCTGCGGGCGATTTTCTGGAAGACTGGCGCGGCCACTTCCGATGCGTAGTGCTTGCCGTGCGGGTTATCGACGAAGACATAGACTGCAATCTTTGGATCCTGAATCGGCAACGCGCCGCCGAAGGACGCGATATACTCTTTGTGTGTATGAATATGTGATTTGACAGTTGTTCCGGTCTTGCCGCCCACGCGGAACCCAGGAACTTGAGCCTTCTTGCCGGTTCCGTTCAGCACGACGTCTTCCATCAGACGGCGCATCAGCTCGCTGGTTGAGGGACGAATAACATGGCGACGGACCGTCGGCTCGAAACGCTCGACAACATTGCCGCGCGAGTCGCGGATTTCCTTCACGATGTAGGGCTGCATCAGGTCGCCGCCATTCACGAGCGACCCGATGGCAGAGCAGATCTGCACGGGCGTCAGGGCCATCTCGTAGCCCATCGGCAACGACGTGCGGCTGAACTTCGTCCAGCGCGACACCGGGTACAGCAGCCCGACACCTTCGCCACCGAGGTCGATGCCGGTCGACTCACCAAAGCCGAACGCACGCAGGTACGCGTACCATTCGTTATTCTCCAGTACTTGTGCCGCCTTCACCGTGCCGACGTTGCTGGAGTGGCGGATCACCTCATAGAAGGGGACGACGTCCAGGTAGTGGCCCGGCGAATCGGTCAAGCGGCGGCCATCGACAACGGCGCGTCCGCCTTCGCAATCGACCAGTGTGTCGATACTGATCTTGCCCGTATCCAGCAGGATCGCCGCGGTGAAGAGCTTCGCCACGGATCCGGTCTCGAGCGGATCGGTCAGGATGCGATTCCGTCGATAGTCGGCGGGGTAATTACCTTGCTCGCTGTTGTCGAATGTTGGCCAGGAAGCGAGTGCGAGGACTTCGCCCGTCATGACATCGATTACGACTGCGCCCGCGGCGTCTGCTTCGAATTCCGCGGCCGCATCGGCCACAGCATTCTCGGCTGTCTCTTGAATTGCCGCATCCAGCGTCAGAATCAGCGAATGCCCGCGAGCGGCCAGGATGTCTTCCTGGTGCACGGGCTGCAGCACCTGGCTGATGGCCGAGCGCGATGCCGTTGTCTCGACTCGGCGGCCCATCATCGTGTCGTTGTACTTCAGTTCCAAACCACCGAGGCCGACGTTGTCGCCATCGCCATCGGTGCCAGTGAAGCCGATCACGTGCGGCGCCAGGTGGCGCGGGTACAGGCGCTTGCTTTCGCGATGGAACCAGAAGCCGCGCCGTGTGATTTCGTACTCGTCGAGCAACTGGCCGACGCGCTGTGCGGCCTGCGGATCCAACTGGCGGCCGAGAGGTACGACGCCGTTGCGCTCGAATCGCGCTGAAATCGTCTCCGGATCCAGGTTGCAGTAATACGCAACCTGCTCCGCGACGGCATCGAGATCGACATCCGCGTGCGGCGCCTTGAAGTACTTCGTATCAACGTAGATGGAGAGTGTTCCGGTGCTGGTAGCCAGGGGGCGGCCGTTGCGATCCAGAATATCGCCACGCTCCGCCTGGACAACGACGCGCTTCGTTTGCTGATTGGAAGCGCGTTCCAGGAATCGCTCGTGAGAAGCCACCTGCAACATGTAGAGTCGAGCGCCGACAAGCCCGGCAAGGAGACAGAACATTGCCCCGAGAAGCAGAACGCGGAATTTGTGCGGAAGTACCAGCATGGTTCAGCAACCATCAACGGGATCGGGGACGTTCGTCGGGAGCGAGGGCAACGCCGGCTCATCGCCCGGCTTGTCGTGCGCTCTCATCTACTGCGATGGGAAACTTGCCTGGGTTCCCCCGGAGCAGCCGAAAAAGCTCCTCCATGACTTCGGCGGACGAGCGATCCGCCAGGCGGGGGTGAAAGAGAACTCGAAATTCGTTGTTGACGGTCTGCGCGCTCTCGTCGATTGACTCGATCCGAACGTGGGGGCCAACAGCGGCTCGAGGGTCGCAACCGGCATCCTTCGACAAGGCAAGATCAGGCTCGGATGATGGGGGGATAGAAATTGAAGGCCGGGAAGCTTTCCAATTTATTTCCCCGTCGTACCAACGGGACCTGGAGCAAGAGGTATTAGGCTGTAGGTGCGTCTTCAAGAACCGGAACTCGGAGCGGTGCGCCTGGAACATCTCGCCGGAACGTGTACTGGAACAGAGAACGGGAACGGGAACTGATCTGCGGGGACTCTGTCTGGAACGGGAACCGACAACGGGAACCAGCGCTGGGAGCGGAACCGGAAATGCCGAGCGTCGAAACCTATCAACGACTCGGACTTTGCGGGCGTCACCCTGCCTGACCTTGCCTTGTGGAAGGATGGCGGCTTCTTCACCACCCTGTCCAACTACTCAGAACACCTCCTTCTGCCACGCGGCCAACTGACGCCGCTTCGCTTCAAGTTCTTCGCGGGCTTCCTGCTGCGCTTCGCGGTAGGCAGCCACGCGCTCTTCGTTCATCGTCAATTCTTCCACGGCGCTCGGATCCGGATCGATCATGCCGAGTTCCTCGATCGCCGTTTCGCGCAACACTTCATCCCGCTGCATCAGGCCAAGGCGCGCTTCGAGTCGCTTCGCCTCATCGCGACGCGCTGTGGTCAGTTCCTGCAGACGAGCGGCTTCGATCTCATAATCACGCGCCTGAAAGCGCATCTTCACGATCGTCAGCCCCATTCCCGTTGCCATTGCACCCGCCAGAAGAATCGCCAGGAGATCTCGAATGCGAAGCGTTACAGGTGCCGGCTCTTTGCGCTTGCGGATCTTCGCCGACTTGGCCGTCGAGCGACGCACGCGCGTCTTCGTCTTGCTGGAGGGACGCCGGGTCATGCCTTCCCTCCCACTCGGCGGATCGTGCGCAAGCGAGCGCTGCGCGAACGCGGGTTGCGCGCAATTTCTTCCTTCGACGGCTTCACTGCGCCACGGCTCTCGACACGGAACTCCAGTCCTTCAGTCGTTGTGGCCGAGTAGGGATTCTCCGGATCGGGACGCGGCGAACCGGCTTCATCGAACAAGCGCTTCGCGATCTTATCCTCACCGCTGTGGAAGCTGATCACACACAGCGTTCCCCCAACGTTCAGTGAATCCATGCAGGCGCGAATGCCTTGCTCTGCGTATGTGAGCTCGCGATTCGTTGCGATGCGAAGTGCCTGGAAGGTACGCGTTGCAGGGTGAATGCCCTTGTGACGTTGCGCGGCGGGGTAGCAGGCCTCTGCGGCGGCAGCCAGTTCGAACGTCGTCTCGAACGGCTTACGCTCGCGCTGCTCGACGATACGGCGCGCGATGCGGCGAGCGTAGCGTTCATCCGCATAGGACCAGAGCCAGTCCCGCAACTGCTGCTCGCTCGCTGTGTTGACCAACTCCGCCATCGACTGCGTCCCTACTTCCTTCGGATTGTAACGCCCATCCAGGGGCACATCTTTCGAGAACCCAAAGCCTCTGCCTTCCTGAACCTGGAGTGAATTAAATCCCAGGTCTAAGATGATGGCATCGGCTCCCTTCAGATCGTTTTCCGCCAGCACGCTCGGCAACTCGTCGTAACGTCGGGGCTCCAGGATTAGGCGAACCCCATCTGTCCCTTCCTCGCCGGCCAACCGCTCTCGAGCCTTCGCCAACATCGACGGGTCGCGGTCCAAGCCGACAAAAACCCCGTTTCCGGCGAGAGCCCGAACCAGGTGGATACCATGGCCGGCACTCCCCAGCGTGCCATCGCAGACGATCTTTCCGGGAACGGCCCCGAGGCGTTCAAGCACCTCGGTTAAGAGTACAGGTTCGTGATACTCCACGCCGTTTTCGGGTCGTCTCCTTACTCAGTTTGTTTCGTTTTCCGGGTCCCCCGATAATCGGTGCCCCCGGGACTTAGTGAAATCTCTGACCTGCTACCCCGCGAGAGAGCCGCCTGTTCGGCGCTCGATCCCGCTTATTGCCGCCTCGCCTTCATTTCGGCTTCCAGTTCCTGGAAGCGATCCTTCACGCTCGCGCGAGTGCCCTTTATCTTGCCACGCTGCGAATCGAACTGGCTTTCCCACTCGTTCATATCGATCACTTCGAGATGCTCGCCAGCGGCGCGGATGAACACCTGACCGGACAGGTGGAGTTTCTTTGCCAGCAAGGACGGGATCTTCACACGATTCTGCTTGTCCAGCGGCACCGTCTCGCACTGCCCCGTCACCCAGGCTGTCATGTCTTCCCAGTCCTGATCGCCAGACGGTCCGTTCTCCAGAACTTCGCAAAGATTGTCATGGACAGTCTTCGGAAAGATGCCTAAGTGTTCACCCATCGTCATTCCGATGACGACGTCCAGGTTTTCGTCGTCTTTGGACTCCCGACCGTACGAGGCATCGATGGAGCGGATCGTCTTAACAAACTTGGCGGGGATCGCGATTCTTCCGCGATCATCCATGCTGACATCGGCAAATCCCTGGAACTTCGCCATGCTGCTTCCGCCATCGTTTCAGGGGGGATTTGGGCAGATACTTCCGGGTTCCCCACATTTCCCCCGAGTCTGGGCTGAACGTGCCGATCAACGTCCAGACCGTCAAGACGAGAATCGTTCTTTGAGCCGCTTCTTAGAATTTCTTTAGGAAACGGTCATATCTTGTATCCGATGAAGCGCTTTCCTGCTACAAATTGTTTTGATCAGATCATTAAAAGGGATGTTCGGAAAGCTGTGGATAACTCCGAACCCTTCGGATTCGCCATCTTCTAAACCACTGTTGGTATTTGACTTAGCTGGCGGATTGACTTCCTTTTCTGCCCGAGAAAAGCCCCCATGCGCGTGCTCTTCCTCACTCCCAGTGTCCGAATGCTCGGTGCAAGGCAGTCTCTCCATGCGCTGACGACGCATCTTCCCCCCGATGTCGAGCCCCTCGTCGTATGCTCGGGAAGTGGAGGCTTAACTCAAGAGCTGCAAGCATCTAACATCCCGGTTGAGGTGGTTTCGCATGGTGCCTGGAGGAAACTGGGGGGACGTGCCCATGCAATTCTGCGTCAATTGCCCGCTTTGCGTCGAATTTCGCGCCGCTTTTTGCCCCACGTGATCCACTGCAACGAGTTCCACTCGACCCCCCAGGGCGTCGCCACGGCGCGGGGCACAGGGGGGGAAGTGGGCATTTCCACCCATATCCGCCTCGGGATCCGTCCGGATCAGATTTCCAAGTACAGCCTTCCGCGATGCCACCGAATCGTCGCTGTCAGCGAAGCCTGCCGAGGACTCCTGGCCGGCTCTGTGGTCGAGGATCGGACCCGGGTCGTATACAACGGCGTCGATCTGTCGGCGTTCGAGCCTGCCGAGCGCGATCTGACTGTCCGGAACGAATGCGGGTGGGGGGCGGACGAGCTTGTTGTGGGACTTCTCGGCCTGATTTCACCCCGCAAAAACCAGCTCGTCGCTGCGGAGGCCGTTGCCTTGGCCAATAAACGGGGCATTCCCGCCAGGCTGCTTCTGGCCGGCGACGCATTCAAGAGCACCGAATCATATGGCGAGGAACTTCGCCGGCGCCTTGAGCAGCCGGACCTCGCCCAGGCCGCGAAATGGTTGCCATTCCAAAAGGAGGTTCGCCCGGTTTACGAGGCGCTCGACGTCAATTTACTTGTGTCTGCAGAAGAGGGATTCGGTCGCACAATTTGTGAGTCCGCGGCCCTCGGAATTCCCTCTATTGGCGCCCGCACCGGCGGCATTCCGGAGCTCATCCGCGAAGGCGAAACTGGTTGGCTGGTTGATGAAGGCGATGTGGAGTCGCTGGCCGGCGCTTTCCAGACGGCCTGGGAGGCGCGAAGTCGCCTTGCCGACATCGGTTGGGCCGCGCGCGAACACGCCGTTGCGAACTTCAGCATCGAGGCTCACGTACGCGGAATGATTGCCGTCTGGGAAGAGGCGCGCGAGGCCGCCGCCCGGTGATTCTGGCGACTTCTCGTTGACCGGCTTGGAAAGCCCCCCGTATGACCAACGCGGCATTGTACTTGCTCAACTTGCCTATCGGGGCAGCGTCTCCGATTTTGCACACATCACCCCGGGAAATACCACGTGTCCATTACTGCTCTCTCGAAGAAAGAACGTTACCTGCTGACCGTCGCGCAGAAGGAAACCGATCGGCCGCCGATCTGGTTGATGCGCCAGGCCGGGCGCTACATGCCCGAATATATGGCGTTGAAGGAGAAGTACACCTTCCGCGAATTTTGCTTAAATCCGGAAGTCGCCGCCGCAGCCACGCTGCTGCCGCTGCAGATTCTGGACATCGATATCCAGATCATCTTCAACGACATTCTGATTCCGCTCGAAGAGATGGGCCTGAAGGTCGAGTTCCCCGGGGGCGGCCCGCAGATTTCTCCGCCGATTCGAGGCGCTGAAGATCTGGATCGCTTCAATGTTGCGACGTTCAGCGATCCGCCCGTTGCGCATTCGATCCGGCTGCTGAAGTCGAAGACCGGTGACACGCCGGTGCTTGGTTTCTGTGGAGCGCCCTTTACGCTCGCGACCTATGCGGTCGAGGGCAAGATGTCCAAGAGCCAGCACCACATCAAGGAACTGCGTTTCGGTGCACCGGAAGTCTTGCATGAAATGCTCGAACGCATCACGCAGACAGCGGCGAATTACCTGATCAGTCAGATCGACGAAGGCCACGCCGACGGCGTTCAGATCTTCGAATCCTGGGGCGGCATTCTTGCGCTGCCGCACGACTACGAAGAGTTTGCCGCAAGTTATCAGCGCAAGCTGATCGCAATCGTGAAGAAGGCATGTCCCGATACGCCGATTCACTTGTTTGTGAAGGGCAGCAACGGCGTTCTGGAATCGATGGCAGAGACTGGCGCGCAAGTGCTGAGTATCGATTGGACGACGCCACTGGCGGATGCTCGTCGGCGCGTTTCGAAAACGCTGCAGGGCAATCTCGATCCGATCGTCTTGCACACACCCGATGCGATCGACGCGGCTGTCGAACATATGCTCGATGAATTCGATTGGAAGAAGGGGTGGATTGCGAACCTTGGCCACGGTATTCTTCCGCAGGCGAAGGTCGAGGGCGCCAAACGATACGTTCAGGCGATCCAGGCCCTTGCGGCCAAGTGAGGAAGTGACCAATGAGTTCCAATCTTGAAGCGCTCGGAATCACACCGGAGAAAATCCGCGCCTACGATCAACGCATTCCGCGCTATACCAGTTACCCGACCGCACCGTTCTTCACACCGGACTTCGACCCCGACGAGTGGGAGAAGTACATCGAGGAGACGTCGGCGAAGGCAGATGACCTATCGCTCTACGTGCACATTCCGTTCTGTCGAAAGCGCTGTCTGTTCTGCGCGTGCAATGTGATCGTCACGCGCAAGGAAGGCGTCGCGGACGAGTATCTGGATTATCTTGAGCGCGAGATTGAGTTGTTCGCGAAACGCTATCACGGTGCCGGCCGTGCGATCCAGTTGCACCTCGGCGGTGGGACGCCGAATTTCCTCGATCACGAGCAGATGGCGCGCTTGCTGAAAATGCTGAGTAGTCGCTTCACGTTCACCGACGAGAACGAGCGCAGCATCGAAGTCGATCCGCGCATCGCCACACCGGAAGACATCGACGCCTTCTATCATCAGCATGGTTTCCGGCGCATCAGTTTCGGCGTGCAGGACTTCAATCCCGAAACGCAGGCGGCCATCGGTCGCGGCCAGACGCGCGACATCACGTTCGAAAACGTTGCGCGTGCACGCGAAACTGGTTTCAAGAGCGTGAACATCGACTTGATCTACGGCTTGCCGAAGCAAACCGTTCAAACCTGGACGAACACTGTCGATGCGATCATCAGCCTGCGCCCGGACCGCATCGCGCTCTATAATTTCGCGTTCCTTCCGACGAAGCTCGCGCACCAGCGCACGCTCGACGATGCGGACATGCCGACGCCCGCAGAGAAGCTCGACATGTTCATCGCCGCGCACGATCGACTTGTCGCGGCGGGCTGGGAATTCATCGGGATGGACCACTATGCGCTGAAGGATGATTCGCTGACGCGCGCACAGCGCGAAGGTTCGCTGCGGCGAAACTTCATGGGCTACACAACGCTGCGCGGTACTGATCTCGCCGCGTTTGGTGTTTCCTCAATCAGCGACTTCCAGAATGCCTTCGCGCAGAACGTCAAGAAGCTGACCGTCTACAAGCGCATGATCGACGAAGGCAAACTGCCACTCGAACGCGGCCTTGCGTTGTCCGATGACGATCGCGCGCGTCGCTACATGATCGAAGAGATCATGTGCAACGGCGTGTTGCGTTTCGATGCGGACACTGGCGTCGAAGGATTCAATGTCGGCGAAGTCGTTCGCGAAGAGAAGGACGCCCTGGCGCCTTTGGCAGAAGACGGCTTGCTGACAATCGAAAGCGATGCGCTCCATGTCACAGACAAGGGGCGCGTGTTCCTGCGCAACATCGCCGTCGTGTTCGACTCGTATCTGAAGCGCGCACGATCCGGCAAACCACTTTTCTCTCGTGCGGTTTAGTCAATGAGCGAACAGACATTCGATTGTATTGTGCTCGGCGCGGGCGTCAGCGGATTGGCGACAGCCTGGCGTCTGATGAAGAACGGCCAGCGCGTGCTTGTCGTTGAGAAGCAACCGCGTTGCGGCGGTGTCATCACGACGAAGCAGGAAGACGATTACCTGATCGAGATCGGGCCGAACAGCTTCACGTCGTTTCCGCTCGCAATTGTGGAACTACTGGATGAGCTCGGCATTCGCGACAGGGCGTTCGCGCAGCCGCTGAGCGAACACGATCGATTCGTCTGGTACAAGGGCAAGCTGCGCAAGGTCCCGATGGGACCGGGCGGATTGATCACCACGGATATCCTCTCGCTGGGACAGAAGTTCAAAGCGGTCAGCGGCATCTTCGCAAAGAAGGGCCGTGTCGAGCAGGACATGGAACTGGGCGAGTTCTTTCGTCAGCGTGTCGGTCCCGCCGTCGTGGAGCGCATGCTGAAACCGTTCATGGCCGGTGTCTACGCCGCCGATGCGGACCGGATCAGCTTTGCCGCGACTCTGCCGAAACTGTACGAGCCGATGCGTCAGCACGAAAGCATCATGGCCGCCCTCAAGTCCCTGCGGAAACCTGGACAGAAGCGCAAGAAGCGGCCGAAGCGCGCCCTCGTCTCCTTTCCCAATGGATTGAAAGAATTACCGGAAGCGCTCGTCAGCGGCCTGGAAAAGGCGGGAGCGACGCTCGAGTTTGAAACGACGGCGACTCTTCGCCCCGGGACAAACTGCCGCTGGGCCGTGGAATACAACGGCAAAACAGCGGAATCCGATCAGGTGGTGATCGCCACGCCGACCTCGCAGGCTGCGGACTATCTGGAGAATATCGCCGCACCCGCCGCGATGGAGCTGCGGGCGATTCCATACGCCGGATTGATTGTCTTCCACGTGGGCGCACCGGAGGAGATGTTTGCGGAGAATCGGAACGGTTTTGGCTTTTTGTCAGTCGCCGAGCAGGGCGTGCGAGTCCTGGGAATGATCTGGAGCGATCGGATTTTCCCGAATCGTGCACCGGACGGTCATCGCCTGCTGACCTGTTTCTATGGCGGCGATAAGGATTCGGAAGTCCTCGGGTGGGACGAAGATCGGCTGCGGAAGCAACTCGTCGAGGATCTCAAGACGACGATGAAGTTCCGCGGAGGCGATTTGCCCTTCCTGAAGTTCCACCGATGGGAGCGCGCGCTGCCCATCTTCCGCGTCGGCCACATGGATCGCATGGCGAAGGCTCGCGAGGCCTTGCCGCAAGGCATCGAACTGCTCGGGAATTATCTCGGCGGCGTTTCCATTCCCGACCGCGTGGACAAAGCGAACACGCTGGCTCGAGAGATTCTGGAACGTGCCGGGAAACGCGACAAGGAATTCGCATGACCTCCAAAGACACCAAACGGGTTGCTGTCCTTTGCCTGACTTATGGCGAGCCGGCGCAACTCGACTGGCGCTCTCAGTACGAGTACTCGCTTTCGATTCTGAATCGACTGACGCGACGCGTTGCGCCCATTCCGAAGTTCATCACGCCTCTTCTTGCTGCCCGGCGTGGGCTAATTCGCAAGAAGACGTTCACCGAAGAAGGCTACCACTCGCCGTTGGAACCGATCAGCGATGCGCAGGCGAAGGCGCTCAAGGAACAGCTCTCCGCAAAGCGTCCGGGCGTTGAATTCGACCTCCGTGTCGTTTGCGAATTCCGTCCTCCGTTCATTTGGACGGTTCTCGATGAGTTGAAGAAGAACCCGCCGGACGAGATCATTCTCGTGCCGATGTACGTTGCGGAGAGCGACTTCACCTCCGGTGTCAGTCGCACCGATCTTGAGAATTACAGGGACAGCGGAAAGGCGAACAACTTGCCGGCACCCCGGTATGTATTGGGCTTTGGCTTTGACAAACGCGCCGCCAAAGTCTGGGCGGATTTCGTGTGGAAGAAGATCCAGGAAGCGAACTGGAGCAAAGAGAAGCTGAGCGAATCCGTCCTGATTCTCGGATCCCACGGTACGTTGCAGTTTCCGCCCGAAGGCATTAACTCGAGCGCGCGCGAGACGCGTTACTTTTACGGTCAGATTCGCTCGCATCTGAAAGAGCACTTCCGCGATGTTCGCATTGGCTGGCTGAATCACGCTCTCGGCGGCCAATGGACATACCCCGAAGTCGCCGAGGCAGGGCAGGAAAGCCACGACCGCGGCATTCGCAATGTTGTGTATTTCCCATTTGGTTTCATGGCGGACAACGCGGAATCGCAGCTTGAAGGCCGCCAGCAGTTGGGTGACTGCGAGTGGGATGATTTGCTCTATCTGCCCTGCCCGAACGACGACCCGGAATTCATGGAACTTCTTTCCACGATGGTGCTGGAACGCCTCGATGGGCCCGCCGGCGATTGGAAGACGATCGGCCAGGGAACACCGGAACTGATTCAGAAAGAACGCCCCGCCATGCCGGGCACAAACGGACCATTGAACTTTGGGGGACCCACGTTAGCCATTTTCGCCGCAATCTTCTGGACGTTGTTGG
This genomic window from bacterium contains:
- the hemE gene encoding uroporphyrinogen decarboxylase; the encoded protein is MSITALSKKERYLLTVAQKETDRPPIWLMRQAGRYMPEYMALKEKYTFREFCLNPEVAAAATLLPLQILDIDIQIIFNDILIPLEEMGLKVEFPGGGPQISPPIRGAEDLDRFNVATFSDPPVAHSIRLLKSKTGDTPVLGFCGAPFTLATYAVEGKMSKSQHHIKELRFGAPEVLHEMLERITQTAANYLISQIDEGHADGVQIFESWGGILALPHDYEEFAASYQRKLIAIVKKACPDTPIHLFVKGSNGVLESMAETGAQVLSIDWTTPLADARRRVSKTLQGNLDPIVLHTPDAIDAAVEHMLDEFDWKKGWIANLGHGILPQAKVEGAKRYVQAIQALAAK
- a CDS encoding glycosyltransferase family 4 protein, producing MRVLFLTPSVRMLGARQSLHALTTHLPPDVEPLVVCSGSGGLTQELQASNIPVEVVSHGAWRKLGGRAHAILRQLPALRRISRRFLPHVIHCNEFHSTPQGVATARGTGGEVGISTHIRLGIRPDQISKYSLPRCHRIVAVSEACRGLLAGSVVEDRTRVVYNGVDLSAFEPAERDLTVRNECGWGADELVVGLLGLISPRKNQLVAAEAVALANKRGIPARLLLAGDAFKSTESYGEELRRRLEQPDLAQAAKWLPFQKEVRPVYEALDVNLLVSAEEGFGRTICESAALGIPSIGARTGGIPELIREGETGWLVDEGDVESLAGAFQTAWEARSRLADIGWAAREHAVANFSIEAHVRGMIAVWEEAREAAAR
- the hemN gene encoding oxygen-independent coproporphyrinogen III oxidase, which gives rise to MSSNLEALGITPEKIRAYDQRIPRYTSYPTAPFFTPDFDPDEWEKYIEETSAKADDLSLYVHIPFCRKRCLFCACNVIVTRKEGVADEYLDYLEREIELFAKRYHGAGRAIQLHLGGGTPNFLDHEQMARLLKMLSSRFTFTDENERSIEVDPRIATPEDIDAFYHQHGFRRISFGVQDFNPETQAAIGRGQTRDITFENVARARETGFKSVNIDLIYGLPKQTVQTWTNTVDAIISLRPDRIALYNFAFLPTKLAHQRTLDDADMPTPAEKLDMFIAAHDRLVAAGWEFIGMDHYALKDDSLTRAQREGSLRRNFMGYTTLRGTDLAAFGVSSISDFQNAFAQNVKKLTVYKRMIDEGKLPLERGLALSDDDRARRYMIEEIMCNGVLRFDADTGVEGFNVGEVVREEKDALAPLAEDGLLTIESDALHVTDKGRVFLRNIAVVFDSYLKRARSGKPLFSRAV
- the hemG gene encoding protoporphyrinogen oxidase, with amino-acid sequence MSEQTFDCIVLGAGVSGLATAWRLMKNGQRVLVVEKQPRCGGVITTKQEDDYLIEIGPNSFTSFPLAIVELLDELGIRDRAFAQPLSEHDRFVWYKGKLRKVPMGPGGLITTDILSLGQKFKAVSGIFAKKGRVEQDMELGEFFRQRVGPAVVERMLKPFMAGVYAADADRISFAATLPKLYEPMRQHESIMAALKSLRKPGQKRKKRPKRALVSFPNGLKELPEALVSGLEKAGATLEFETTATLRPGTNCRWAVEYNGKTAESDQVVIATPTSQAADYLENIAAPAAMELRAIPYAGLIVFHVGAPEEMFAENRNGFGFLSVAEQGVRVLGMIWSDRIFPNRAPDGHRLLTCFYGGDKDSEVLGWDEDRLRKQLVEDLKTTMKFRGGDLPFLKFHRWERALPIFRVGHMDRMAKAREALPQGIELLGNYLGGVSIPDRVDKANTLAREILERAGKRDKEFA